A window from Hirundo rustica isolate bHirRus1 chromosome 25, bHirRus1.pri.v3, whole genome shotgun sequence encodes these proteins:
- the WASF2 gene encoding LOW QUALITY PROTEIN: actin-binding protein WASF2 (The sequence of the model RefSeq protein was modified relative to this genomic sequence to represent the inferred CDS: deleted 1 base in 1 codon) produces the protein MPLVTRNIEPRHLCRQTLPSVPSELECVTNITLANVIRQLGSLSKSAEDIFGELFTQANTFASRVSSLVERVDRLQVKVTQLDPKEEEVSLQGINTRKAFKSSTTQDQKLFDRDSLPVPVLETYRTCNTPPPLNMLSPYRDDGKEALKFYTNPSYFFDLWKEKMLQDTKDIMKEKRKHRKEKKENPNRGNVNPRKIKTRKEEWEKLKMGQEFVESKDKHGPAGYPSNMVYQNGSIGSSESMDGSCYPPPPQTDSIVPPPPSFPDDSLPPPPVEFSYPVDNQRGSGSGGPKRSSLVSPSHPPPAPPIGSPSAARPGFAPPPAPPPPPPLMENTPPPPPPMGFPSPGTPPPPSPPSFPPHPEFAAPPPPPPPPAADYGSVLPAPLSQPGSGIAPPPPPPPPPPGPPPLAPGGLEGPPPPPPPSDTSTSKPKSSLPAVSDARSDLLSAIRQGFQLRKVEEQREQEKRDVVGNDVATILSRRIAVEYSDSEDDSSEFDEDEWSD, from the exons ATGCCGTTAGTAACGAGGAACATTGAGCCAAGGCACCTGTGCCGTCAGACGTTGCCTAGCGTTCCGAGCGAGCTGGAATGCGTGACCAACATCACCCTGGCAAATGTCATTCGACAGCTGGGCAGCCTGA GTAAATCTGCAGAAGACATATTTGGAGAGTTGTTTACTCAAGCCAACACCTTTGCCTCTCGGGTGAGCAGTCTTGTCGAGAGAGTTGACCGCTTGCAAGTCAAAGTCACTCAGCTGGATCCCAAAGAGGAGGAAG TCTCCTTGCAAGGCATTAACACCAGGAAGGCCTTCAAAAGCTCCACCACTCAGGACCAGAAGCTCTTTGACAGAGATTctctccctgtgcctgtccTCGAAACCTACAGGACTTGCAATACCCCTCCACCTCTCAACATGCTCTCACCTTACAG GGATGATGGCAAAGAGGCGCTTAAATTCTACACAAATCCTTCATATTTCTTCGACCTTTGGAAGGAGAAAATGCTTCAGGACACCAAGGATATCATGAAGGAAAAGCGGAAACATAGG aaagagaaaaaggagaaccCGAACCGAGGGAATGTGAATCCGCGGAAAATCAAAACCCGGAAAGAGGAGTGGGAGAAGCTGAAAATGGGACAAGAATTTGTGGAGTCAAAGGACAAGCATGGCCCTGCTGG GTACCCCTCCAACATGGTGTATCAGAACGGCAGTATCGGCTCCAGCGAAAGCATGGATGGGAGCTGCTACCCGCCACCGCCACAGACTGACTCTATTGTGCCACCACCTCCCTCATTCCCAGATGACAGCCTGCCTCCACCCCCGGTGGAATTTAG CTATCCTGTAGACAACCAAAGAGGTTCTGGTTCTGGAGGGCCCAAACGATCCAGCCTGGTCAGCCCGAGCCACCCACCACCAGCTCCTCCGATCGGATCCCCCTCGGCAGCCAGGCCGGGCTTTGCTCCCCCTCCGGCTCCTCCTCCACCACCCCCACTGATGGAAAACACCCCCCCTCCACCACCTCCCATGGGCTTCCCCTCCCCGGGAACGCCCCCGCCACCCTCTCccccttctttcccccctcACCCCGAGTTTGCTGCCCCTCCGCCTCCCCCGCCTCCCCCAGCAGCCGACTACGGCAGCGTTCTCCCAGCTCCGCTGTCGCAGCCGGGCAGTGGGAttgctccgccgccgccgccg ccccccccccccccgggccCACCTCCCTTGGCTCCCGGCGGCCTGGAGGgccccccaccccctcctccaCCCTCCGACACCTCCACATCCAAGCCCAAGTCATCCTTGCCTGCGGTTAGCGATGCCAGGAGCGATCTGCTTTCGGCTATTCGGCAAG GCTTCCAGCTGCGCAAGGTGGAGGAGCAGCGGGAGCAGGAGAAGCGGGACGTGGTGGGCAATGACGTGGCCACCATCCTGTCGCGCCGCATCGCCGTGGAGTACAGCGACTCCGAGGACGACTCCTCCGAGTTCGACGAGGATGAATGGTCGGATTAG